Within the Glycine max cultivar Williams 82 chromosome 12, Glycine_max_v4.0, whole genome shotgun sequence genome, the region taaatgatgatgatgagttgAAGCAGTTGAATTAAATATCCCTATGCTTTACCATAAAGTAAACAATCCTTTCCTTCTAAACACACAAATATAGtgaaagagaaatatatatatatatatatatatatatatatatatatatatatatagagagagagagagagagagagagagagagagctgacACAATCATAGAGTCTGAGGTGGGATTTAGTACATGAAAACTTTTTGAGGATCCTGAACCAAAAGTGAAGCATGCTTTTAGTTTAGTTGTCATTGTTTAACATTAATCTCAAActaacaaaaaagataaatcaaGATTAGAAGTGTTTTGCCTGGAGGGTGAAGAACTGAAGATTGACTAATACTTAAGTGgagtgtgtgtttgtgtatgtatacATAAACAACACATATAGTTTAAGCAATGAGTAAATCaatcttataagttataactcaCCTTATATAATTGGCAATTACAAAACGAATATATTTGGGGGGGGAAAACAGATCCCTTCAGCATTTTGCTACTATAATGAAAAGGCGATCTAAGGAGATTCCTTCAAGAATCCCCATGCTTGTGCCAGCAAACTAACATGGCTACACACCTCCTCATGATGTAAAATCTGGCTTTGTGTTCCTTAGCTATGCTGGTGCACTTCTTACCAATGGAGGGGTTCTTCTGTGAGAAGCTCCTAGGAATAGTGGTTTTGGAAGTGGAGGAACTCTTTTGGGATAAGCTCCTGATCAAGAGAGGGgagtttgaagaagaagaagaagaagagcctCTTGTTGAGCAACTCCTTGAGAACAATGATGACTTGCTGGATGATGTGCTTGAACCTGCTTCCTTCTTTGACACCTTCCACTTTTCATCCATGAAAAACAAAGGAACTGTAATATCTACAACTAGCTATGGGACagagtgtgtgtgtgagagagagagagagagtgagaatGGAAAAGGTGAATGTTGATaggagagaagaaagaaagttgGTTGAAGTGGGACTGTGTAGTGCAAAAAAAAGGTTCATAGGGTGATCATAAAAAATTCTTGATGAGATTCGATGTTATAATGagctaattaaatattatatatacacaTCAGATACCTACCTATATATACTTACTCATCATATTATAAACATTAGTTTTAttaatcacttaaaaacaaattgagcatttcatttctttctgtCTTGTGTTTTTTTCTCCACTTTCTCCATTCCTACTGTTCACTGTGATGTTAAACTGTGTTAGCTGGGCTGGAATTTGGAAATGAAAAATTTGTGCTTTTGGTTGATACAGTAGCTTTGGGACTAATACAAGAAACCCTGTCCCATATAAgctctcatttttctttttgcttggaGACAAACCTCTTTTACGGTTCCAAAATgggaaattatttattataatggtCCATTGTAGTTTGTACACCAATATTACCAATGCTGGAACTTTCGAAACTGTATCACTTCACAAAACTAGTGAGTGTCCAACTTGCTCAAGATGCTCTTCTTCCCTAAGCAGAAAATGTGCACATGGATGGATGAATTAATCAACCTTGACACTGATGAGCAATTATCCGTATTATAGTAAAAAAAgtgtgtttgaactttgaattagAAGCCATAATGAGAGTATCTCAAGAGCAGTGTTGTTCATGATCCATGTCTTATTGGTTTAAACGTGACTATTATTTGTCAATTATTGTCATGGATGTAAACGGTTTTGAAATTCGCTAAATATATGATACGCTGCAAAAGAAGACAATAAACTTcctaaacaatattattttcactctcaccgttttttttaaaatttaatttgtaacaCTATTGTGAAAAGGGAGAGAGATAATTTATTGGCAAGTGGCTGATATGGTCAATCAATTTATGATCATGGCAATAACATAAAACTTAATCTGCTTCTTGATTCGGTGCTAAAGCATCTTTTTCTCCCTTCCACCTTTGATATAGATATaggtttttcaaaattttccactCTAAAGAAAATACGCATCCCTTGCAGAACCTACAAGCTGATCCTGCCAACAATTTCGTGACAATCACAAGCACTTcaaattaaagtatattttagGATTTAATAACGCCCCTTATTATTGAATtcgttaatttatttattggagGTATCAGGTATGGATTCACAGGCACATGACAACTACGTAGCAAGAACAGTAGTTATcagatttcaaaattttcaacctGAAAATATTGACtgaattttacattttcaaccAGAGTGAGTCTTGCTGAACTTAACACGTGAAGGAATTTTGTGTTTTAGTCATTTTTGTAGTAATATCATAATAGAATTTGCCGCACCCGGCTCTGCGGTAACAGAATGCAGCTATTTATATGTCGCAATTGTCaaattaacaagaaaaaaaaagataggaaATGCAGCTAGCAATTTATTTGATTGAGacagctatttaaaaaaatttagaaggaatttaatattagaatatttttgtttttgttttatatatattttttcactttcatttcctGTGTCTCTCAAACTCCTAATAAAGAGAATTTTTAAACACCATTCTATGATCTGACATCTCCTAAATCTTAACAAAtcgtatatttattttaaagagttGACCTTAGAGGtgatttttcatttgaaaaacaaacacCAAAAGTACATAAAGCATTTTTTCCATCTTTGGCTGGGCATACATGCATATAGGATAAAGCATTCTAGGGTATGATACTATGATGTTCACTGAGGACtttgttcttatttattttgtgtggATGGGTGGGAGCTAACGAGGATATGTTCCTTTTGGAAAATGATACTCAGTATAATATACTATTACAAATAAGTCTTTTTAAGTCGATTATTGGGGtcattttaagacgattttcacCCGTCTTAAATAGGGGTGTCTTAAAATATGATGGTTTATACAACGTCGATTTTTAACCCGTCTTAGTATATCAGTGTTTCCTTAGAATTTGCatgactttctacatcggttatgcatataaccgtcttagaaatgcATTATTGTAGCTATCTTTCTACATTGGTTATGCATATACTCATCTTAGAAATGCATTACTTTACCTGACTTTCTACATTGGTTATGTgtacaaccgtcttagaaatgcATTACTGTATTTGTCTTTTTAGATCGGTTAttgaataaccgtcttagaaaaacaacattgtatattattttctacATTGGTTTTACAAATAACCACCTTAGTAGTTgtgtcattctaagacggttttttgcGTAATCGActtagaatttgatttttttttgtgctatcATAGCTTATACTACTGGCTTTACCTCGGTCCATCAATCCAAAAGATTTGGAGGAATAAAAAGTATGATAAATACAATACACACACGCTTGCGTAGTATACAAAATTTATGGACCTCTATTGTGGTCTCAATTTCCTAACTAGATAATGTAAGAAGTTCAAACAATATATTCAGATTCCTCTAGCATAATTGTAGAAACACATAAATACAGGGAGAGAGAGACCTGCAAGGTTTTCCTGAAgccattttgaattctttggtAGGTGGATATCCCACCACCAAGAATACAAGTGTCGGGACTCGGAATGAGACAAAGTTGGCATGACTCTTATACTCTGCTGAATCCTCAAGCCAAGGGAAAAAAGGGGGGACTTTTTTCATCCTTCGTCAAAGAATATATAACTCACCTCTGTCCCCAAAAGG harbors:
- the LOC100805059 gene encoding cell wall integrity and stress response component 1, with the protein product MDEKWKVSKKEAGSSTSSSKSSLFSRSCSTRGSSSSSSSNSPLLIRSLSQKSSSTSKTTIPRSFSQKNPSIGKKCTSIAKEHKARFYIMRRCVAMLVCWHKHGDS